In one Candidatus Saccharimonadia bacterium genomic region, the following are encoded:
- the tnpB gene encoding IS66 family insertion sequence element accessory protein TnpB (TnpB, as the term is used for proteins encoded by IS66 family insertion elements, is considered an accessory protein, since TnpC, encoded by a neighboring gene, is a DDE family transposase.), with amino-acid sequence MIAVAAGVKVLVATKPVDFRKGADGLVALVREALGHDPFSETIFIFRSKRADRLKVLAWDGSGLVLFWKRLEHGAFRWPPVSEGVMRLTAPQLAALVDGMDWSRLHARDVARPIATS; translated from the coding sequence ATGATCGCGGTTGCGGCTGGGGTGAAGGTGCTGGTGGCCACGAAGCCCGTGGACTTCCGCAAGGGCGCGGATGGCCTTGTGGCTCTGGTCCGTGAGGCGCTGGGGCACGACCCGTTCTCGGAAACGATCTTCATCTTCCGGTCGAAGCGGGCTGATCGGCTTAAGGTTCTGGCGTGGGACGGTTCGGGGCTAGTTCTGTTCTGGAAACGGCTGGAGCATGGCGCCTTCAGGTGGCCACCGGTGAGTGAAGGCGTGATGCGGCTGACGGCGCCGCAACTTGCGGCACTCGTTGACGGGATGGATTGGTCGCGTCTGCACGCACGGGATGTTGCG